The Chordicoccus furentiruminis DNA window TACCTGAAGCCCGAGAACATGCAGCTCACCGGCGCCTACAAGGTCCGCGGCGCGTACTATAAGATCAGTACGCTGAGCGAGGAGGAGAAAAAGAAGGGTCTGATCACCGCCTCCGCCGGAAATCACGCCCAGGGCGTGGCCTATGCGGCGCGCCGCTGCGGTGCGAAGGCGGTCGTGGTGATGCCGACCACAACCCCTCTCATCAAGGTGGAGCGCACGAAGAATCTCGGCGCGGAGGTCGTCCTTTACGGGGACGTCTACGATCAGGCGTGCGAGCACGCGCTTGAGCTCGCGAAGGAGCACGGCTACACCTTCATTCATCCTTTCAATGATCTCACCGTCGCAACCGGTCAGGGTTCCATTATGATGGAGATCATCAAAGATCTCCCGACGGTCGATTATGTGCTGGTTCCGGTCGGCGGCGGCGGGCTCGCGACCGGCGTATCGACGCTCGCAAAGCTGCTGAACCCGCATATCCGTGTCATCGGCGTGGAGCCTTCCGGAGCCGCCTGCCTCACAGCCTCTCTCAAGGCGGGCAAGGTCGTCACGCTTCCGTCGGCTTCTACGATCGCCGACGGCACAGCCGTGCTCACGCCGGGCGACCAGCTCTTCCCGTATCTTCAGAAGAACCTTGATCAGGTTCTGACCATCGATGACGACGAGCTGATCGCCGCGTTCCTCGATATGGTTGAGAATCACAAGATGGTGGTGGAAAATTCGGGTCTGCTGCCGGTCGCCGCTCTGAAACATCTCGATGTGAAGAACAAGAAGGTGGTCTGCATTCTCTCAGGCGGCAACATGGATGTCATCACGATGGCTTCCGTCGTTCAGAACGGTCTGATCATGAGAGACCGGATCTTCACGGTCTCCGTCCTGCTTCCCGACAAGCCGGGATCTCTGGTCCGCGTCGCCCAGGTGATCGCAAATCAGAAGGGCAATGTGATCAAGCTGGAGCACAACCAGTTCTACACCACGAACCGCAGCGAGGCCGTCGAGCTCCGTGTTACGATCGAGGCCTTTGGCACTGCCCACAAGCAGGCGATTCTTTCGGATCTGGAAAAGAACGGATTCCGTCCCCGTCTCGTATCGGCGAATCTCTGATTCTGTCAGGTTTTTGTCTGCGGGAGTTTGTCACGAAGCGCAAACGGGCCATCCGCGGTCCGGCTTGAAGGCCGGATCACGGATGGCCCGTTTGAAGCTTTCGCGGCGCTCCGCTCAGACCCTGTATTTTCCGAATCTCTCCGCATCCTCGCGCGTAAGGGAGGCCCGGACCCGGGTTCCGTCTTCCGTGTATTCCTCAACGGATGCTCCGGCACTCTCCATCAGATAGTTCAGCACATGCCCGGCGCTGTAGGGAAGAAGAAGCTCCGCATCGATCCGGTCCGCGCCCAGCATCTCTTCGATGCGGGACGTGAGCCGGACAATATCCTGATCGAAGCGGGCCGACATCGTGATACGGCGGTCACCGGAGGACATCCCCTCCACCGAGATCCCGGAGGAGACAGGCGCATCAAGCCGGTCCGCCTTGTTGAAGACGAAGAGGCGGGGAATCTGCCCCGCGCCGATCTCCGACAGCGTATCCAGTGTGGTCTTCAGATGCTCACGGTAGTCCGGATCCGAGACATCTGAGACGAGCAGCAGAAGATCGGCGTAGACCGATTCCTCAAGCGTGGAGCGGAAAGCCTTCACGAGCGTCGCCGGGAGCCGGTCGATGAAGCCGACCGTGTCGCTCAGGAGGAAAGGCCGGCGGTTCTCATCCGGCACGATGCGCCGGACCGTGGTGTCCAGCGTGGCAAACAGCATATCCTTCTCGAAGACGATCCGCTCCGGATCCTCCCCGTAAAGACGGAGCATCCCGTTCATGATGGTCGATTTGCCCGCGTTCGTGTAGCCGACTAGGGCGACCCTCGCCAGACCGGAGCGCAGCCGCCGGTTCCGCTGGGTCGCCCGTTCGCGGTCAACCTCCTCCAGCTCTTTCCGGAGTTCCGCCATCCGGCGTTCGATATGCCGGCGGTCCAGATCGATTTTCTTCTCCCCGAGACCCTTATTGGACATCGCACCGCTGGCGCCGCCCTGACGGCCGAGATCGGAATGCATGCCGACCAGCCGCGGAAGCAGATAGGAAAGCCTGGCGGACTCCACCTGCAGCGCCGCCTCCCTTGTCCGGGCCCGGTCCGCGAAGATCTGCAGAATGACTGCCGTGCGGTCCAGCACCTCGGCTTCAAGCGAAGCGGCCAGATTCCGGAGCTGCACCGGCGTCAGAGCATTGTCAAAGACGACCAGATCGATGCCGGTCATCTGAAGATACGCGTGGATTTCTCCGATCTTGCCCGTGCCGATCAGCGTGCCCGTGACGGGCTTCGGAAGGTTCTGGGTAAAGGTTTCCGCCACGGCAAGATCCGCGGCTTCACAGAGAGCGCGCGTCTCGGAGAGGGCCTTTTCGAGTCCCTCTCCGCCGCTGATGGACAATCCCGCCAGTACGCACTGTCTCATCCGTTCATTCTCCCGCGGAAACCTTTGCGGCTCCGCTTTCCTTTTCAAGATTCCGTTCCGCCGTCGTCAGCATCAGCTTGATCCGGTTCAGCTGGTTCACCTCTGAAGCGCCGGGATCATAGTCGACGGCTGCGATGTTGGCTTCCGGGTAACGCCGCCGGATCTCCTTTATGACGCCCTTTCCCACGATGTGGTTCGGCAGGCAGGCGAAGGGCTGGATGCAGACGATATTCGGCACTCCCTCACCGATCAGCTCCAGCATCTCACCGGTCAGGAACCAGCCTTCGCCCGTCTGATTGCCGTTCTGGGCGATGGGCGAGGCGGCCTTCGCCAGCTCGGCGATCTTTGCCGGAGGATTGAAATGCACGCTCCGCGCGAACTCCTTCGAAGCGGCTCCGCGGATCTTTTCGACAGCCGCCACGGCCGCGTTCATCTTCAGCTTGTAGGCTTTTGAGAACCCGAGCTTGTCCGCCTTGAAGTTGCCGTTGTAGAAGCTGTACTGGAAGAAATCAAGCAGATCCGGCACCACCGGCTCGGCGCCTTCCTTCTCCAGCAGCTCCGCAAGATGGTTGTTGGCGGTGGGGGAGAACTTGACCAGGATCTCGCCCACGATGCCGACCCTCGGCTTCACCTCGTCGGTGATGGGAAGCCGGTCGAAGTCATGGATGATGCTGCGGCAGATCTGGCTGTACTTCCGGAAGCTGACGCTCGTGCTCAGGAAGCGCTTGCAGTAAGCGTTCCACCGGCGGTACAGCTTGTCTGCGGACCCCTTCGTCTGCTCGTAGGGCCGCATGCGGTATAGGCACTTCATCATGATATCGCCGAACACGACCGCGTAAACGAGTTTCACCAGCAGACGCGGCGTGATCTGAAAGCCCTCCTGCTTCTCGAAGCCGTTGAAGTTGAGGGAGAGTACCGGGATATAGGACATCCCGGCCTTCGCAAGCGCCCTGCGGATGAAGGCAATGTAATTGGAAGCGCGGCATCCGCCGCCCGTCTGAGTGATCACGACCGCGGTCCTGTGCAGATCGTATTTTCCTGACTTGAGGGCCGCCATCAGCTGCCCCACGACGAGAAGAGACGGATAGCAGGCGTCGTTGTTGACATACTTAAGCCCCATATCGATGGCGGAGCGGTTGTCGTTGCCGAGAATCTCCAGATTGAAACCCTCCGACCGGAACGCTTCCTCCAGCAGTTCAAAGTGAATCGGCGACATCTGCGGGGCCAGGATGGTATAGCGTTCCTTCATCTCCTTCGTGAACGGAACTTTCTGAATCGAGGAGGGCGCGATGCGTTCCTCCGGCTTCTTCTCCGCCCGGGCCCGGATCGCTGCGATCAGCGAACGGATCCGGATCCTGGCCGCGCCCAGATTGCTGACCTCGTCGATCTTCAGACAGGTATAGATCCGCCCGCTGCCGGACATGATTTCCTGCACCTCGTCCGTGGTCACGGCGTCCACGCCGCAGCCGAACGAGTTGAGCTGGATGATGTCAAGGTTCTCATGCTTCTTGATGTAGTTCGCCGCGGCGTAGAGGCGCGTGTGATACATCCACTGGTCGTTGACGCGGAGCGGCCGCTCCAGTTCGCCGAGATGGGAGATGGAGTCCTCGGTCAGCACCGCCATCCCGTAGGTATTGATCATCTCCGGGATTCCGTGGTTGATCTCCGGGTCGATATGATAGGGTCGTCCGGTGAGAACGATGCCGTGGCGTCCGGTCTCTTCCAGATAGCGGAGCGTCTCTTCGCCCTTCCGTTCGATGTCCCGGCGAGCCTTCGACTGCTCCTCCCACGCGGCCATTGCCGCGTTGACCACCTCGACCTTCGGAAGGTCATGGAAAATCTCCACCATGCGGTCGCTGAAGATCTTCTCATTGGTGAGGGAGAGGAAGGGATTCATGAAACGGATTGAGGGATCCCTG harbors:
- the ilvA gene encoding threonine ammonia-lyase, with translation MLTLDKFEEAAEKIREVTLPTPLQYSEYFSRQTGNKVYLKPENMQLTGAYKVRGAYYKISTLSEEEKKKGLITASAGNHAQGVAYAARRCGAKAVVVMPTTTPLIKVERTKNLGAEVVLYGDVYDQACEHALELAKEHGYTFIHPFNDLTVATGQGSIMMEIIKDLPTVDYVLVPVGGGGLATGVSTLAKLLNPHIRVIGVEPSGAACLTASLKAGKVVTLPSASTIADGTAVLTPGDQLFPYLQKNLDQVLTIDDDELIAAFLDMVENHKMVVENSGLLPVAALKHLDVKNKKVVCILSGGNMDVITMASVVQNGLIMRDRIFTVSVLLPDKPGSLVRVAQVIANQKGNVIKLEHNQFYTTNRSEAVELRVTIEAFGTAHKQAILSDLEKNGFRPRLVSANL
- the hflX gene encoding GTPase HflX; the protein is MRQCVLAGLSISGGEGLEKALSETRALCEAADLAVAETFTQNLPKPVTGTLIGTGKIGEIHAYLQMTGIDLVVFDNALTPVQLRNLAASLEAEVLDRTAVILQIFADRARTREAALQVESARLSYLLPRLVGMHSDLGRQGGASGAMSNKGLGEKKIDLDRRHIERRMAELRKELEEVDRERATQRNRRLRSGLARVALVGYTNAGKSTIMNGMLRLYGEDPERIVFEKDMLFATLDTTVRRIVPDENRRPFLLSDTVGFIDRLPATLVKAFRSTLEESVYADLLLLVSDVSDPDYREHLKTTLDTLSEIGAGQIPRLFVFNKADRLDAPVSSGISVEGMSSGDRRITMSARFDQDIVRLTSRIEEMLGADRIDAELLLPYSAGHVLNYLMESAGASVEEYTEDGTRVRASLTREDAERFGKYRV